A window from Bacteroidota bacterium encodes these proteins:
- a CDS encoding carboxypeptidase-like regulatory domain-containing protein: protein MLKSLFFFLSLFILSFFLSPGSASGQQKIISGILKDNHSEEPVPFSSIQFKNSTVGKLSDSAGRFSFILTHWPSDTLEITNVSYQQVLYIIDKSKDSIFITVMLEPRKINDNATVKIKINKGLYLWRKIVEHKPQNDKFRFDNFSYELYNKLELDLKNFSTAKISKFKPLRPVTNIINQNIDSSDGVKYLPAYLTESISDYYYQKKPLRRREIIKAANTNGIKNESMLKYLGGTDQNVNVYNNFIPVFDKQFVSPASDNGDKYYNYSVTDTQYIGKKAYFHLVFAPKRKGENTFDGDCWVQAATFGIQKMNLRLEKDANVNFLERLSMIQEYQLLNDTTWFLLKDKFVADVSPIGDERLGFIGRKTTTYQDIVVNNSSVIKELDKNTIQEEIITLPGAAEKSKEFWDTARHEELTENEKGIIHMIDTLTNSPHFQKFTKTLAFIGTGYFNVGNYQLGPWYYWVSSNGWEGFRLRFDLATNRHFDKKIWLHGYLAYGFGDKAFKGKAEAFYLPKKNPRTFLYGSYTDDLDFGQTYYGEITSDNIFSLAIHKPGIPRKFIRINEKRFEFYHQRKNGLSGFFIFSHKIFYPLMGLPGKEQYVTPTDPDPLRTFEATFRLRFAYLEKYLENTFFRTSLGSPYPVAELYFTRGIQGIFKSGYSYSKVFANVSDNFKISPFGTISYFVFAGKTFGTLPYVLLDIAPGNDLYYYNKYAFSMMNRWEFLHDRYAGLTFEHNFGSGIFKWFGPTRKMKLRQFWTVKLLNADLSDENTALNFKAGHNFQTLDGKTYMEFGTGIDNILRVLRIDFIWRLLPTPLPPQRIRRFGVYGSVRIGF, encoded by the coding sequence ATGCTGAAATCGTTATTTTTTTTTCTCAGTTTGTTCATTTTGAGCTTTTTCCTGTCGCCTGGTTCTGCATCAGGTCAGCAAAAAATCATATCTGGTATTTTAAAAGATAATCATAGCGAAGAACCGGTCCCTTTTTCTTCCATTCAATTTAAAAATAGTACCGTTGGCAAACTCAGTGATTCAGCAGGAAGATTCTCATTTATACTTACTCACTGGCCCTCCGATACACTGGAGATAACCAATGTTTCTTATCAGCAGGTATTATATATTATCGATAAATCGAAGGATTCTATATTTATTACAGTAATGCTTGAGCCGCGAAAGATAAATGATAATGCAACAGTAAAGATCAAGATCAACAAGGGGCTTTATTTATGGAGAAAAATAGTGGAGCATAAACCGCAGAACGATAAATTCCGCTTTGATAATTTTTCTTATGAACTTTATAATAAGCTGGAGTTGGATCTGAAAAATTTTAGTACAGCGAAGATATCTAAATTCAAACCGCTTCGGCCAGTCACCAACATTATCAACCAGAATATTGATTCCTCCGACGGGGTGAAATATCTTCCTGCTTATCTCACGGAATCAATTTCAGATTATTATTACCAGAAAAAACCATTGAGGAGAAGAGAGATAATTAAAGCCGCTAACACCAATGGTATAAAGAATGAAAGCATGCTGAAGTATTTGGGAGGCACTGATCAGAATGTAAATGTTTACAACAATTTCATTCCTGTATTTGATAAACAATTTGTAAGCCCTGCCAGTGATAATGGTGATAAGTATTATAATTACTCTGTTACAGATACACAGTATATAGGCAAGAAAGCTTATTTCCACCTTGTGTTTGCACCTAAAAGAAAAGGGGAGAATACATTTGATGGTGATTGCTGGGTACAGGCGGCAACATTTGGTATTCAGAAAATGAATCTTCGTCTTGAGAAGGATGCTAATGTAAATTTCCTTGAACGCCTTAGCATGATACAGGAGTATCAGTTATTAAATGATACTACCTGGTTTTTATTGAAAGATAAATTTGTTGCTGATGTTTCCCCGATTGGTGATGAGAGATTGGGATTTATTGGCAGAAAGACAACTACCTACCAGGATATTGTAGTGAATAATAGTTCAGTCATAAAGGAATTAGATAAGAACACTATCCAGGAAGAGATCATTACACTCCCCGGTGCTGCAGAAAAATCAAAAGAATTTTGGGATACGGCAAGACATGAAGAGCTTACCGAGAATGAGAAAGGTATCATTCACATGATTGATACACTGACTAATTCCCCCCATTTTCAAAAATTCACAAAAACACTTGCTTTTATTGGTACCGGTTATTTCAACGTAGGTAATTATCAGTTGGGTCCCTGGTATTATTGGGTTTCATCTAATGGTTGGGAAGGTTTCCGGCTTCGATTCGATTTAGCTACAAACCGCCACTTTGATAAAAAAATATGGCTACATGGTTATCTTGCCTATGGATTTGGAGATAAGGCATTCAAAGGAAAAGCAGAAGCGTTTTACCTGCCAAAAAAAAATCCAAGAACATTTCTCTATGGTTCATACACCGATGACCTTGATTTTGGACAGACCTATTATGGTGAAATAACAAGTGATAATATTTTTTCTCTGGCTATTCACAAACCTGGTATTCCAAGAAAATTTATACGCATCAATGAGAAAAGGTTTGAATTTTATCATCAGCGGAAAAATGGTCTTTCGGGCTTCTTTATTTTTTCTCATAAAATTTTTTATCCATTGATGGGTCTTCCGGGAAAAGAACAGTATGTCACACCAACAGATCCTGACCCATTGCGGACATTCGAAGCAACTTTTCGCCTGCGCTTTGCTTACCTCGAAAAATATTTGGAAAATACTTTTTTTCGCACAAGCCTTGGCAGCCCTTATCCGGTAGCAGAATTATATTTTACCCGAGGTATACAGGGTATTTTTAAAAGCGGTTATAGTTATTCTAAAGTTTTTGCGAATGTTTCGGACAATTTTAAAATATCACCATTCGGCACCATTAGTTATTTTGTCTTTGCAGGAAAAACATTCGGCACCCTGCCTTATGTTCTTCTGGACATTGCACCGGGAAATGATTTGTATTATTACAACAAATACGCCTTTAGTATGATGAACAGATGGGAATTCCTGCATGATCGTTATGCAGGATTAACTTTTGAACATAATTTCGGAAGCGGCATATTTAAATGGTTTGGGCCAACACGTAAAATGAAATTGCGTCAGTTCTGGACGGTAAAACTTTTAAATGCAGATCTTTCTGATGAGAATACTGCTCTCAACTTCAAAGCAGGGCATAATTTTCAAACTCTTGATGGAAAAACTTATATGGAGTTTGGAACAGGGATAGATAATATTCTCCGCGTACTGCGTATTGATTTTATCTGGAGGTTATTGCCAACACCTTTACCACCACAACGGATCAGGAGATTTGGCGTGTATGGAAGTGTTAGAATTGGGTTTTGA
- a CDS encoding transcriptional regulator, with translation MLKNPITGLNKIFESRIRLGVMSVLMMNEEVNFNDLKQMLEVTDGNLATHLVNLEENGFIKIHKGFVGKKTNTTYTLTKTGEKAFTDHITALESMIKGVK, from the coding sequence ATGTTGAAAAATCCGATCACAGGTTTAAATAAAATTTTTGAAAGCCGCATCCGCCTCGGTGTGATGAGTGTCCTGATGATGAATGAGGAGGTAAACTTCAATGACCTGAAACAGATGCTGGAAGTAACGGACGGAAACCTGGCAACGCATCTTGTAAACCTGGAGGAGAACGGGTTTATTAAAATACATAAAGGGTTTGTGGGGAAAAAAACGAATACTACTTATACATTAACCAAGACAGGTGAAAAAGCATTTACAGATCATATCACTGCACTTGAAAGCATGATCAAAGGGGTGAAATGA
- the creD gene encoding cell envelope integrity protein CreD, which produces METTAETSTAGMVWQKSKWIIKGCIVGLMAILFMIPMLYVKNLIIEREERQREVTNEISSKWAGPQNIAGPVLCVPYNEIHITNEGKSITTKYIASFLPDVLTVNSSINPTEKHRGIFKVMLYNTKTKLTGSFGKLALEKLGVGADKFIWNEAFVKLNLTDIKGLNDPIKLKWKDSLIELSPQNTVNAKDGVSALVNAASINDLQDLSFSADIDLNGSEQLLFTPLGKSTTVNINSNWKDPSFNGSILPQATELKDTGFSATWKSMAHTRSFPQQWIDDAFKIDSHVPVLFYSERNDFSRDAVRISGSDTNQASNSTSNATFGVNLFIPVNGYQKTLRTVKYAILCILLTFAAFFLIETVHKKSAHPFQYGLVGLALVLFYTLLLSFSEYTGFNTAYLIASVATIGLIAWFVKGILQSTKPTTVLSVVLVLIYSYVFSILQLQDYALLFGSIGLFLTLAVIMYFSRKISW; this is translated from the coding sequence ATGGAAACAACAGCAGAAACCTCTACCGCCGGCATGGTCTGGCAAAAAAGTAAATGGATCATTAAAGGATGTATTGTAGGCCTGATGGCCATTCTATTTATGATTCCGATGCTTTATGTAAAAAACCTGATCATAGAAAGAGAAGAGCGGCAACGTGAAGTAACCAATGAGATCAGCAGCAAATGGGCAGGTCCGCAGAATATTGCCGGGCCGGTACTTTGCGTTCCTTACAATGAAATCCATATCACCAATGAAGGAAAATCCATTACGACAAAATATATCGCTAGTTTTCTGCCCGATGTATTAACTGTTAATTCTTCCATTAACCCTACAGAAAAACACCGCGGCATTTTTAAAGTAATGCTCTATAATACTAAAACAAAATTAACTGGTAGTTTTGGAAAGCTGGCTTTGGAGAAACTTGGAGTCGGTGCTGATAAATTTATCTGGAATGAAGCTTTTGTAAAACTGAATCTGACGGATATCAAAGGTTTGAATGACCCCATAAAACTGAAATGGAAAGATAGCCTGATAGAACTTTCTCCGCAGAATACAGTGAATGCTAAAGATGGTGTTTCCGCTTTGGTTAATGCAGCATCCATTAATGACTTGCAGGATCTTTCTTTTTCCGCTGATATTGATTTGAATGGCTCGGAGCAACTGCTCTTTACACCGTTGGGGAAATCAACTACTGTAAACATCAATTCAAATTGGAAAGACCCGAGTTTTAATGGAAGTATTTTACCCCAGGCAACCGAATTAAAAGACACAGGATTTTCTGCTACCTGGAAAAGCATGGCCCATACACGAAGCTTCCCCCAGCAATGGATCGATGATGCTTTTAAAATTGATTCGCATGTACCTGTTCTTTTTTATTCTGAACGAAATGATTTCAGCAGAGACGCAGTAAGGATAAGCGGCAGCGATACTAATCAGGCATCAAATTCAACAAGTAATGCCACTTTCGGAGTTAACTTATTTATCCCCGTCAATGGCTATCAGAAAACGCTTCGAACAGTTAAGTATGCTATCCTCTGCATACTGCTTACATTCGCAGCTTTCTTCCTGATAGAAACAGTACATAAAAAATCGGCACATCCTTTCCAATATGGACTTGTTGGCTTAGCCTTAGTATTGTTTTATACGTTACTGCTTTCATTTTCTGAATACACAGGTTTTAATACCGCTTACCTGATAGCATCAGTAGCCACGATCGGGTTGATTGCATGGTTTGTAAAAGGAATTTTACAATCTACCAAACCAACAACTGTATTGTCTGTAGTTCTTGTTCTTATTTATTCCTATGTATTCAGCATTTTACAATTGCAGGATTATGCTTTGCTATTCGGCAGCATCGGTTTATTCCTTACGTTGGCAGTTATCATGTATTTCTCAAGAAAAATTTCATGGTAA
- a CDS encoding MBL fold metallo-hydrolase has translation MLSVKQFTFNPVQENTYVLYNEAGLCCIIDPGCYFPEENEELKSFIEQNSLQPMLLLNTHCHLDHIFGNKFVSETWSLTLHIHPLEKPVLDFGPQSGQMWQLPFDNYDGELVYLKEGNFINLGDDELEIRFTPGHSPGSVCFYHEPGGFVIGGDVLFNGSIGRTDLPGGDFKILINSIQTQLFTLPDDTKVYSGHGPVTTVGFEKMNNPFVKLY, from the coding sequence ATGTTAAGCGTTAAGCAATTTACATTTAATCCCGTCCAGGAAAATACCTATGTTTTGTATAACGAAGCAGGGCTATGCTGCATTATAGATCCCGGTTGTTATTTTCCCGAAGAGAACGAAGAACTGAAAAGTTTTATTGAGCAAAACTCACTCCAGCCAATGCTTTTACTCAATACCCATTGCCACCTTGACCATATATTCGGCAACAAATTCGTAAGCGAAACATGGAGTCTTACCCTCCACATTCACCCGTTGGAAAAACCCGTGCTGGATTTTGGTCCGCAATCCGGCCAAATGTGGCAACTGCCTTTCGACAATTATGATGGCGAATTGGTTTATTTAAAAGAAGGAAATTTTATAAACCTGGGAGATGATGAGTTAGAAATCCGGTTTACACCCGGCCATTCACCAGGCAGTGTTTGTTTTTATCATGAACCCGGCGGGTTTGTTATTGGCGGTGATGTATTGTTCAATGGCAGCATTGGCCGTACCGATCTTCCCGGTGGCGATTTCAAAATTCTAATCAATAGTATTCAAACTCAGCTGTTCACCTTGCCGGATGATACAAAGGTTTATTCCGGGCACGGGCCGGTAACAACCGTGGGATTTGAGAAAATGAATAACCCGTTTGTGAAGTTGTATTGA